From Demequina lutea, a single genomic window includes:
- a CDS encoding phosphoribosyltransferase, whose protein sequence is MSGEEREVLTWQGYGDASRALAQMVVDSGFMPDVVVAIARGGLPVGGAISYALGTKGVGTMNVEFYTDIDERLPAPIILPPLLDTEYMKGLKVLIADDVADTGETLALVKALMSQHAGEVRTVTLYAKSHSIIEPDYVWKRTDKWITFPWSALPPVARPRLRTTSTNAQHRP, encoded by the coding sequence ATGTCGGGCGAGGAGCGCGAGGTCCTGACCTGGCAGGGCTACGGGGACGCGTCCCGCGCGCTCGCACAGATGGTGGTCGACTCCGGGTTCATGCCCGACGTGGTGGTGGCCATCGCTCGCGGCGGCCTGCCGGTGGGCGGCGCGATCTCCTACGCGCTCGGCACCAAGGGCGTGGGCACCATGAATGTCGAGTTCTACACGGACATCGACGAGCGCCTGCCCGCCCCGATCATCCTCCCGCCACTTCTCGACACGGAGTACATGAAGGGCCTCAAAGTCCTCATCGCGGACGACGTGGCCGATACGGGCGAGACCCTCGCCCTGGTCAAGGCGCTCATGTCGCAGCACGCGGGCGAGGTCCGCACCGTCACCCTGTACGCCAAGTCCCACTCGATCATCGAGCCCGACTACGTGTGGAAGCGCACGGACAAGTGGATCACCTTCCCGTGGTCGGCGCTGCCGCCCGTCGCCCGCCCCAGGCTTCGAACCACCTCGACAAACGCCCAGCATCGCCCCTGA
- a CDS encoding FtsX-like permease family protein, with translation MILTLIREQLRTQRSYVIWAATLIAATVAVVAFAMGLGATQQAHAQFGNTLQGHPFEHGAFVIAPGSEAATPPVSSSSQNASMTWEQLRTTVAQAQADGVRAVATASIPLTIVPGDGSPAASRGPLTWNATAVVGDFPWSQVLARGKAPRSGEVVLSPWMAQGLGVDVGDTLRYTVDGSPAGTFKVSGVSYSIGGWTSQEWTPGIYLLADSVAVAAADDPSSRATDPGITGGQPSLSVDLSWAGDYPPLDTLNTTPSFTWGSAGFTSPSTTPWVLAAMLSVGVVVMAFAAGRARAHERVRWSATARALGATRRTVGLASLGEGAAVTVVAGIVGIAAGAAAAWVAHAIRQASTLDAPPIAFSFSAYAVLVAGIVAVVLGGVMAAVPAFLSTRVAPAAALKDVAAIDEVEVSRRVPVWPVVVVAAVLYGILLWAVSATPATPVTNWTAGVTTLALVVTGLAILVEASRRLARLLGARLSRSDRPWALRAGIEMLAHPRQAAALITLHTLTAGSMATWAAVNDANGGFFGDGAYNGLFRGATLGFTSMVGYAGGLLQWRLTLAVLITVHLIGAATFAATRRLGEDDARVASALGLDHAAALKGTAARLTLPSFVGTVIGALGGAVIAGLPLMIDRTNGFTANTPGQNGTMVTALALGVLGIVIMGAVLSAVVALVILRVQVPRRRAHRESAMPVA, from the coding sequence ATGATTCTCACGCTCATCAGGGAGCAGTTGCGCACGCAGCGCTCGTATGTCATTTGGGCGGCCACGCTCATCGCCGCGACGGTGGCGGTGGTGGCCTTCGCGATGGGCCTGGGCGCCACGCAGCAGGCACACGCACAATTTGGGAACACGCTTCAGGGCCACCCATTCGAGCACGGGGCGTTTGTGATCGCGCCCGGCTCAGAGGCGGCCACACCACCCGTTTCCTCATCATCGCAAAACGCGTCCATGACGTGGGAACAACTCCGCACGACCGTCGCGCAAGCCCAAGCGGACGGCGTCCGCGCCGTCGCAACCGCCTCCATACCGCTCACGATTGTGCCCGGCGATGGCTCACCCGCCGCGAGCCGAGGTCCTCTTACATGGAATGCCACCGCGGTCGTCGGCGACTTCCCATGGAGTCAGGTGCTCGCAAGGGGAAAGGCGCCTCGCAGTGGCGAGGTCGTCCTCTCGCCGTGGATGGCACAAGGGCTCGGCGTCGACGTGGGCGACACCTTGCGATACACCGTTGACGGCTCGCCTGCGGGCACCTTCAAGGTGTCGGGGGTCTCCTATTCCATCGGAGGCTGGACAAGCCAGGAGTGGACGCCGGGCATATATCTCCTCGCCGACTCCGTCGCCGTGGCTGCGGCCGATGACCCCTCTTCTCGCGCAACAGACCCAGGTATCACTGGCGGTCAACCATCCCTGAGCGTCGATCTCAGTTGGGCGGGCGACTACCCCCCGCTCGACACTCTCAACACCACACCCTCCTTCACCTGGGGCTCCGCGGGATTCACGTCTCCGAGTACCACCCCGTGGGTCTTGGCCGCGATGCTCAGCGTCGGAGTGGTCGTGATGGCGTTTGCGGCGGGCAGAGCCCGTGCTCACGAGCGCGTGCGGTGGTCCGCTACCGCTAGGGCGCTGGGCGCGACGCGTCGCACGGTTGGCCTCGCATCGCTCGGCGAGGGAGCAGCCGTCACCGTCGTCGCAGGCATCGTGGGCATCGCCGCGGGGGCGGCGGCGGCGTGGGTCGCTCACGCCATCCGGCAGGCATCGACACTCGACGCCCCGCCCATCGCGTTCTCCTTCTCTGCGTACGCGGTCCTTGTCGCCGGGATAGTCGCCGTCGTCCTTGGGGGCGTCATGGCCGCGGTTCCCGCCTTCCTCTCAACTCGGGTTGCTCCCGCAGCGGCCCTTAAGGACGTCGCCGCCATCGACGAGGTGGAGGTTTCGCGTCGGGTCCCCGTCTGGCCCGTAGTCGTTGTCGCGGCGGTGCTGTACGGGATCTTGCTGTGGGCGGTGAGCGCCACGCCGGCCACGCCCGTCACGAATTGGACCGCGGGAGTGACCACCCTCGCTCTCGTCGTCACCGGTCTCGCGATCCTGGTCGAGGCATCGCGCAGGCTTGCGAGGCTGCTCGGCGCCCGGCTATCGCGTTCGGACCGTCCGTGGGCGCTGCGCGCGGGCATCGAGATGCTCGCGCACCCGCGGCAGGCCGCTGCGCTCATCACCCTGCACACCCTCACGGCAGGGAGCATGGCGACCTGGGCTGCGGTGAATGACGCGAACGGCGGGTTCTTTGGCGACGGCGCGTACAACGGATTGTTCAGGGGTGCGACCCTTGGCTTCACCTCCATGGTGGGCTACGCGGGCGGTTTGCTGCAGTGGCGCCTGACGCTCGCGGTCCTCATTACTGTGCACCTCATAGGCGCGGCGACCTTCGCGGCGACTCGCAGGCTTGGCGAGGACGACGCCCGAGTGGCGAGCGCGCTCGGCCTCGACCACGCGGCGGCTCTCAAGGGGACGGCCGCCCGGCTCACGCTCCCCAGTTTCGTGGGGACGGTCATCGGCGCTCTTGGCGGCGCCGTCATCGCGGGGCTCCCGCTGATGATTGACCGCACCAACGGCTTCACCGCGAACACTCCCGGACAGAACGGCACGATGGTGACGGCACTCGCCCTCGGCGTGCTGGGGATCGTGATCATGGGCGCGGTGCTGTCCGCGGTCGTGGCACTCGTGATCCTGCGAGTGCAGGTACCCCGACGGCGAGCGCACCGGGAAAGCGCAATGCCCGTCGCGTGA
- a CDS encoding FtsX-like permease family protein, which produces MIRTLLRELRRSQGFPARGALVLVLFAVELASFTMVSVSTRAAEQSRADHAQGTDREHMAFVGAWTNGPGVERGSGNGIAEPEALAKLSADIHTADPRVFAWEQFYPSIVGLRGRYMFNAVDPLSPLALAEGRAPDQGEVAISRQIATELGIGVGDELSLTAERDVPGADLTLTVTGILREPSSDAVEYNMGSAVVSLEDAGALAVSTGSFAELNADGAVTAVLFRVFWWDGSVPASAAPYIASDEGGDFGGAPSGYRIKGAEEVLTTSLAVLFAVATLVAAGLAARNQVQSRSRWVGTVRELGAKRRQVAAAALIEASITGGAVAVLGGVMGWATNAVLLAHTNTNTPATFLPSTAPYPAWALGATLLLSLLLAAALSLVPAYWAARALPGERSSEALEPAERIATTEGAP; this is translated from the coding sequence GTGATTCGCACGCTCCTGCGCGAGCTTCGCCGCAGCCAGGGATTCCCTGCGCGGGGCGCGCTCGTGCTCGTGCTTTTCGCCGTCGAACTCGCGTCCTTCACGATGGTGTCTGTCAGCACCCGCGCCGCCGAGCAGTCGCGTGCCGATCACGCGCAAGGCACGGACCGAGAGCACATGGCCTTCGTGGGGGCGTGGACCAACGGCCCGGGCGTCGAGCGTGGTTCAGGCAACGGTATCGCCGAACCCGAAGCGCTAGCCAAGTTGTCTGCAGACATCCACACTGCGGACCCACGAGTCTTCGCCTGGGAGCAGTTCTACCCGTCGATCGTGGGCCTTCGCGGAAGATACATGTTCAATGCGGTTGATCCGTTGTCTCCGCTGGCACTCGCCGAGGGCCGCGCACCCGACCAAGGCGAGGTCGCGATCTCGAGGCAGATTGCCACGGAACTTGGCATCGGCGTGGGAGACGAACTGTCCTTGACCGCGGAAAGGGACGTACCCGGCGCCGACCTCACGCTCACGGTGACGGGCATTCTGAGGGAGCCTTCGTCGGATGCCGTCGAGTACAACATGGGCTCCGCGGTCGTTTCGCTCGAGGATGCGGGCGCGCTGGCAGTCAGCACCGGATCCTTCGCCGAGCTCAACGCGGACGGCGCCGTCACTGCGGTGCTCTTTCGAGTCTTCTGGTGGGACGGGTCCGTCCCTGCTAGCGCGGCGCCGTACATCGCGAGCGACGAAGGCGGCGACTTTGGCGGCGCACCCTCGGGCTATCGGATTAAAGGCGCGGAAGAAGTGCTGACCACGTCGCTCGCCGTGCTGTTCGCTGTGGCCACACTGGTTGCCGCGGGGCTCGCAGCACGCAATCAGGTCCAGTCCAGATCTCGGTGGGTGGGCACCGTGAGAGAGCTCGGGGCCAAGCGGCGCCAGGTGGCGGCGGCGGCGCTTATCGAGGCGTCGATCACGGGCGGGGCCGTGGCGGTCCTTGGCGGCGTCATGGGCTGGGCAACCAACGCCGTGCTGTTGGCACACACGAACACGAACACCCCAGCCACCTTCCTCCCCAGCACCGCTCCGTACCCGGCGTGGGCGCTCGGCGCCACGTTGCTCCTCAGCCTGTTGCTCGCGGCGGCCCTCAGCCTGGTTCCCGCGTACTGGGCCGCCCGCGCGTTGCCCGGGGAGCGGTCCTCGGAGGCGCTCGAGCCCGCCGAACGCATCGCGACCACGGAAGGGGCGCCATGA
- a CDS encoding FtsX-like permease family protein: protein MKRLAGWIAASAALVVMLLGLPWDRLSCQRASCSMSVSYDTFGVWAIFIAIELAIPLAILTAILVGVLGLRDANEPRDIAVMAALGQTRAAAVRKAATTGGRHAAIGIGGAYVLTGILQLAVIAKSGWPLFTTDADLWLVRLSTAAVVTAALVLAHVIDATRPRRTPVERLHEDIAEQAPRRVSLRLRAATIGGIGAASAGLVVGLALAHNQAKGDAYFVAKNAAGIALAVLAIALGAMLLAVVIPWARGAAPAVLRASAAIAQRVGAPRLAVILEGRASTTSAVAGRIVGVLGAMAYLVAILAAGPTSPALSDRYVRTVAFATTGNPQLVIDQYRGIEGVGAVVVGRMHESIPDLSPILINPDDLTGVDETLRDLLSRYPTATIGGCGSSGGVDGFIPTGSVSLAAGCGGTYVNGSAVTFKTNAYALLVYAAQGVDKQALITTLDQTSPQGPGITFDGYSGGGSSSTSWVSNLIEAGMLLILVIVPMAALSVGVARRRRRDDATLAALGAQPRTLRAAVVVEATVVAAFSIAVGLGWGALSHVAVAVNFARQSLGGVITDSYLRWTLSSVPWVPLLLIGACAVVVFGVSAAVAARALQRRTPVENHRPVDSGVLS from the coding sequence ATGAAACGGCTAGCCGGATGGATCGCCGCAAGCGCGGCGCTCGTTGTGATGCTGCTAGGCCTGCCGTGGGACCGCCTGTCGTGTCAGCGCGCCTCGTGCTCGATGTCGGTCTCGTACGACACCTTCGGGGTATGGGCGATCTTCATCGCGATTGAACTTGCCATTCCCCTCGCGATTCTCACCGCGATCCTTGTCGGCGTGCTGGGTCTGCGGGACGCGAACGAGCCTCGGGACATCGCCGTCATGGCGGCCCTGGGCCAGACCCGCGCCGCAGCCGTCCGCAAGGCCGCAACGACGGGCGGCCGTCACGCGGCCATCGGCATCGGCGGGGCGTATGTCCTGACCGGCATCCTGCAACTGGCGGTGATTGCGAAGTCCGGATGGCCCCTCTTCACCACGGACGCCGACCTGTGGCTCGTCCGCCTCAGCACGGCCGCCGTGGTGACAGCGGCGCTCGTACTCGCACACGTGATCGACGCGACGCGACCGCGTCGCACTCCCGTCGAGCGGCTGCACGAAGACATCGCCGAGCAGGCGCCCAGGCGCGTTTCGCTGCGGCTACGCGCGGCGACCATCGGCGGCATCGGCGCCGCCTCCGCCGGCCTGGTCGTCGGCCTCGCGCTCGCGCACAATCAGGCGAAAGGTGACGCCTACTTCGTGGCGAAGAACGCCGCCGGCATCGCGCTCGCGGTGCTCGCAATCGCTCTCGGCGCGATGCTGCTGGCCGTCGTGATCCCGTGGGCACGAGGCGCGGCGCCAGCGGTGTTGCGGGCATCGGCCGCCATAGCACAGAGGGTGGGTGCACCCCGTCTCGCCGTCATCCTCGAGGGCCGCGCGAGCACTACGTCTGCCGTCGCGGGAAGGATCGTCGGCGTGCTGGGGGCGATGGCGTACCTGGTGGCCATCCTCGCGGCCGGTCCCACGAGCCCCGCTCTGTCGGACCGCTACGTGAGGACGGTGGCGTTCGCCACTACCGGCAATCCACAACTGGTCATCGACCAATACCGCGGCATCGAGGGCGTGGGCGCGGTCGTGGTCGGCAGGATGCACGAGTCCATTCCCGACTTGTCGCCGATTCTCATCAACCCCGACGATCTCACCGGCGTGGACGAGACCCTCCGGGATCTCCTATCGCGCTATCCCACCGCCACCATTGGTGGATGTGGCTCGTCCGGCGGCGTGGACGGATTCATCCCCACCGGCTCGGTGTCCCTCGCGGCCGGCTGCGGCGGCACCTACGTCAATGGCTCAGCCGTCACCTTCAAGACCAACGCCTATGCGCTCCTGGTGTACGCGGCCCAGGGTGTCGACAAGCAGGCACTCATCACCACGCTTGACCAGACATCACCGCAAGGCCCTGGGATCACGTTCGACGGATACAGCGGCGGGGGGTCGTCGAGCACGAGTTGGGTCAGCAACCTCATCGAGGCGGGGATGCTCCTGATCCTCGTCATCGTGCCGATGGCCGCGCTGAGCGTGGGAGTCGCACGGCGCAGGCGAAGGGACGACGCGACACTCGCCGCTCTCGGCGCCCAGCCGCGCACCCTGCGCGCGGCAGTGGTGGTCGAGGCGACCGTCGTCGCGGCCTTCTCGATCGCGGTCGGGCTGGGCTGGGGAGCGCTGTCGCACGTCGCGGTGGCGGTCAACTTCGCACGCCAATCGCTCGGCGGCGTCATCACTGACTCCTACCTCCGCTGGACGTTGAGCTCGGTTCCCTGGGTGCCTCTGTTGCTGATCGGCGCTTGTGCCGTGGTGGTCTTCGGGGTGTCGGCAGCCGTCGCGGCACGTGCGTTGCAGCGCCGCACGCCGGTGGAAAACCACCGGCCCGTCGACTCGGGGGTGCTGTCGTGA
- a CDS encoding rhodanese-like domain-containing protein, whose protein sequence is MSEYAGDLTPQEAWELLLSDPAAILVDVRTEAEWRFTGVPDTSETGREPIFAEWVNYPAGARNTQFVDQLRDAGMSPETGAPIVFLCRSGQRSIGAASAATAAGMGPAYNILDGFEGAPDEDGHRGVQGWKASGLPWRQG, encoded by the coding sequence ATGAGCGAGTACGCGGGCGACCTGACACCTCAAGAGGCATGGGAACTTTTGCTAAGTGATCCCGCAGCGATATTGGTGGACGTGCGCACCGAGGCGGAGTGGCGCTTCACGGGCGTCCCCGACACGTCCGAGACGGGTCGCGAGCCCATTTTCGCCGAATGGGTGAACTACCCCGCGGGCGCCCGTAACACCCAATTCGTGGATCAGCTTCGCGATGCGGGCATGAGCCCAGAGACGGGAGCACCCATCGTGTTCCTGTGCCGCTCGGGCCAGCGGAGCATCGGAGCCGCTAGCGCCGCCACCGCTGCGGGCATGGGTCCCGCCTACAACATTCTCGACGGCTTCGAGGGAGCGCCAGACGAGGACGGCCACCGTGGCGTTCAGGGATGGAAGGCCAGCGGCCTGCCCTGGCGCCAGGGCTGA
- a CDS encoding FtsX-like permease family protein — MRWLASLTIGIAALLGGLGFGRVMGPAEDPNMRDNPYAVLVAVAVYGTFFMVILGVVAVSLRRLAVSARAREWNTERALGGTLRRVVISEARLGLRHGILVSGSLVLLGAAARQLLPWFDGHSYLRGGHFEPAGLAGIVLVFVMCATTTVAVYVVAALAAIGASDGPGAIPASVRPSRLRERAGRALKLVAIALYVVSVAGLIWRRVFPIRWEASPTHWGSAPQYWWVSPAVLVFVLGGVVLVTGAVASMAGLLSRVTGRALISRGRGVLLQAGDALARPSTERRIAVGTMAIVLGLVTWVSGASDISRARNQLADAFLPLAIVTPSVIANQDMQATAPPEGYPTATLDPTLVESLAADTRLIAIPFAYLRADTLSVENPPSITCGGDHCVQQNWRIGTYVVVDPGALTRFSPDGLRPFGFAPGVAMQGSGPFLITSAVGSAGPTWLMVDGTRYPIYRSGLNLPASFIDAAWARSRFGEPPVTGLWLKLAHPDGLTAQEQLDTMHAILAAHIGSRTDVAPMTYDYGNYGTSTGGGASAALVGAAIVGLLLGVALVGSLAARSARDRRRELATMAALGASPRTLRLTPVVEMLVTTLSAVVSGVGAGLILAIATTQPTLFAPGAPLSFGDTMWLLHWNASQISWGPIGAVVLAAVLLTTAVAAVFAAAMGRRTPVEQLREAIKEGAA; from the coding sequence ATGAGGTGGCTCGCATCGCTCACGATCGGCATCGCAGCGCTCCTTGGCGGGCTGGGCTTTGGGCGAGTCATGGGCCCCGCCGAGGACCCGAACATGCGCGACAACCCGTACGCGGTGCTGGTCGCGGTCGCGGTCTACGGAACCTTCTTCATGGTGATCCTTGGTGTGGTCGCCGTGAGCCTCCGCAGGCTCGCCGTGTCGGCACGCGCACGCGAGTGGAATACCGAGCGAGCGCTCGGCGGCACCTTGCGCCGCGTCGTCATCTCCGAGGCCCGGCTTGGATTGAGGCACGGCATCCTCGTGAGCGGCTCACTGGTGCTCCTGGGGGCCGCGGCGCGGCAATTGCTTCCCTGGTTCGACGGTCACTCTTACCTCCGCGGCGGTCACTTCGAGCCGGCGGGCCTCGCCGGCATCGTCTTGGTCTTCGTCATGTGCGCGACCACGACGGTGGCCGTCTACGTCGTCGCGGCTCTTGCCGCCATCGGGGCGTCTGACGGACCGGGCGCCATCCCCGCTTCGGTGCGACCCTCGCGACTGCGGGAACGGGCGGGTCGCGCCTTGAAACTGGTCGCGATCGCGTTGTATGTCGTCTCCGTCGCGGGATTGATTTGGCGGCGGGTGTTCCCGATTCGATGGGAAGCCTCACCAACACACTGGGGATCTGCACCCCAATACTGGTGGGTGTCACCGGCCGTGCTGGTCTTCGTGCTGGGCGGCGTAGTGCTGGTGACGGGAGCGGTCGCCTCCATGGCAGGCCTGCTATCGCGGGTCACGGGGCGCGCGCTCATCTCGCGGGGCCGGGGCGTGCTGCTCCAGGCAGGCGACGCACTCGCTCGCCCTTCGACGGAGAGGCGCATCGCGGTAGGAACCATGGCGATCGTGTTGGGGCTCGTCACGTGGGTCTCAGGTGCCAGCGACATTTCCAGGGCCCGCAACCAGCTGGCAGATGCGTTCCTGCCCCTCGCCATCGTCACGCCTTCCGTCATTGCGAACCAGGACATGCAGGCCACCGCCCCGCCCGAGGGGTACCCCACGGCCACCTTGGACCCGACCCTTGTGGAAAGTCTTGCGGCGGACACTCGCCTGATCGCCATCCCGTTCGCCTACCTCCGCGCCGACACCCTGAGCGTTGAGAACCCCCCATCGATCACGTGCGGCGGAGATCACTGCGTCCAGCAAAACTGGCGCATCGGCACCTATGTGGTCGTCGACCCTGGCGCCCTGACGCGATTCTCGCCCGACGGCCTTCGTCCCTTTGGCTTTGCTCCGGGAGTGGCGATGCAAGGCAGCGGCCCGTTCCTGATCACATCTGCAGTCGGATCAGCCGGTCCCACGTGGCTCATGGTCGACGGCACTCGGTATCCGATCTATCGCTCCGGGCTCAACTTGCCGGCCAGTTTCATCGACGCGGCATGGGCTCGATCCCGGTTCGGTGAACCCCCCGTGACCGGACTGTGGCTGAAACTTGCCCACCCGGACGGCCTCACCGCGCAGGAACAACTGGACACGATGCACGCGATCCTGGCTGCCCACATCGGAAGCCGCACCGACGTCGCGCCCATGACATATGACTACGGCAACTACGGAACATCGACCGGCGGGGGCGCCAGTGCCGCCCTCGTCGGCGCGGCGATCGTGGGGCTGCTGCTGGGCGTCGCGCTCGTGGGATCGTTGGCGGCACGCTCCGCGCGCGACCGACGACGCGAACTCGCCACCATGGCCGCGTTGGGCGCATCGCCGCGAACTCTTCGCCTGACGCCGGTGGTGGAGATGCTCGTGACGACCTTGTCCGCCGTCGTGTCGGGCGTGGGTGCGGGCCTGATCCTCGCGATCGCGACCACGCAACCCACCCTGTTCGCGCCGGGTGCACCGCTGTCGTTCGGCGACACGATGTGGCTGTTGCACTGGAACGCCTCCCAGATCTCGTGGGGCCCCATCGGCGCCGTCGTGTTGGCGGCCGTGCTGCTCACCACCGCGGTCGCCGCGGTGTTCGCCGCCGCCATGGGCCGCCGGACACCTGTTGAGCAGTTGCGCGAAGCCATCAAGGAGGGGGCAGCATGA
- a CDS encoding LacI family DNA-binding transcriptional regulator has translation MATIEDVARAAGVSISTVSYALSGKRSISSDTKRRVEDAAATLHYAPRASARALAANRTEILAVTAPLHADTDPTAHMAFAMEVTIAARTRDYDTLLLVQDDALSGMKRSANSALADGIIVLDVAAHDERAKLARSISCPTVFIGVPENTDGLVCVDLDFESSIRQSIDALVEAGHTRIALIGHTRETLARESNYPLRIQREFARYAAARGLDAVIVSPPSDEAADALEILFREQPGTTGIVLSTANAVALLLTAALADRGLAVPRDVSVIAAGMTPVLSRTPLPFDALPLDPALTCPVAVDILVGLIEGTRPSSAVTLVPPVYQSRGTVASAAVPSGQAR, from the coding sequence ATGGCGACAATCGAGGACGTGGCCCGCGCAGCGGGCGTATCGATCTCGACCGTCTCGTATGCCCTGTCAGGCAAGCGGAGCATCAGCAGCGACACGAAGCGCCGCGTCGAGGATGCCGCCGCCACCCTCCACTACGCACCCCGTGCATCGGCCCGAGCCCTCGCCGCCAACCGCACCGAGATCCTCGCGGTCACCGCTCCTCTCCACGCCGACACCGATCCCACAGCTCACATGGCATTCGCCATGGAGGTCACCATTGCGGCGCGCACTCGCGACTACGACACCTTGTTGCTGGTTCAGGACGACGCGCTCTCCGGCATGAAGCGATCCGCCAACAGCGCCCTCGCCGACGGGATCATCGTCCTCGACGTCGCCGCGCACGACGAGCGCGCGAAACTCGCGCGATCGATCAGCTGCCCCACCGTCTTCATCGGGGTTCCGGAAAACACCGACGGCCTGGTGTGCGTCGACCTCGACTTCGAGTCGTCCATTCGGCAGTCGATCGACGCCCTGGTCGAGGCCGGCCACACGCGCATCGCCCTCATTGGCCACACCCGCGAGACCCTCGCCCGCGAGTCCAACTACCCCCTGCGCATCCAGCGCGAGTTCGCCCGCTATGCGGCCGCGCGCGGCCTCGACGCCGTCATCGTGAGCCCTCCGAGCGACGAGGCCGCCGACGCGCTCGAGATCCTGTTCCGCGAGCAGCCGGGCACCACCGGCATCGTGCTCAGCACGGCAAACGCCGTGGCGCTTTTGCTCACGGCGGCACTGGCCGACCGCGGGCTTGCCGTCCCGCGCGACGTCTCGGTCATCGCGGCCGGAATGACCCCCGTCTTGTCCCGCACCCCTCTTCCATTCGACGCCCTCCCTCTCGACCCCGCGCTGACGTGCCCGGTCGCGGTCGACATTCTCGTCGGCCTCATTGAAGGCACGCGGCCATCGTCGGCCGTGACCCTCGTCCCCCCCGTCTACCAGTCTCGTGGCACGGTCGCTTCCGCGGCAGTGCCTTCCGGCCAAGCTCGCTGA